In Ectothiorhodospiraceae bacterium 2226, a single window of DNA contains:
- a CDS encoding NAD(P)/FAD-dependent oxidoreductase: MRTVDVLVVGMGPGGASAAAEAAAAGRSVLAVERNRRLGEPVQCAEFIPNPMGRYARPEGVLQQRVTGMKTMLPSGAVEASEFPGLMIDRAAFDRAIAQRAIEAGAEVLTGTRLVALDAERRVATCADKTQRFDVAYELIIAGDGPHSPVAELLGLPPLEIVYTRQYTVPLLRPYADTDIWLSDDYPGGYGWLFPKGAVANLGLGADREFEDNLKRPLEALHEALVAQGLLGREILARTGGAIPVGGPREHLVEGCALFVGDAAGLTHPITGAGIHAAVVSGEAAGRAAAAYLAGDENALEDFEEDVLDQFEPGLRRAVERRASLKNCWRTPAAAEDANMRRGWIAFDEYFAA, from the coding sequence ATGCGCACGGTGGACGTCCTCGTGGTCGGTATGGGGCCGGGCGGCGCGAGCGCTGCCGCCGAGGCGGCCGCCGCCGGTCGCTCGGTGCTCGCCGTGGAGCGCAACCGCCGGCTTGGCGAGCCGGTGCAGTGCGCCGAGTTCATCCCGAACCCCATGGGGCGCTACGCCCGGCCCGAGGGCGTGTTGCAGCAGCGCGTCACGGGGATGAAGACCATGCTGCCCTCCGGCGCGGTCGAGGCGTCCGAGTTCCCGGGGCTGATGATCGACCGCGCGGCCTTCGATCGCGCCATCGCGCAGCGGGCCATCGAGGCGGGGGCTGAGGTATTGACCGGCACGCGTCTGGTGGCCCTGGATGCGGAACGGCGCGTGGCGACCTGTGCCGACAAGACGCAGCGCTTCGACGTGGCGTACGAGCTCATCATCGCGGGCGACGGCCCGCACTCGCCGGTGGCGGAGTTGCTCGGGCTCCCGCCGCTGGAGATCGTTTACACGCGCCAGTACACGGTGCCGCTGCTGCGGCCCTACGCGGATACCGACATCTGGCTGTCCGACGACTATCCTGGCGGGTACGGCTGGTTGTTCCCCAAAGGGGCGGTCGCCAATCTGGGCCTCGGTGCCGACCGCGAGTTCGAGGACAACCTCAAACGCCCGCTGGAGGCGCTGCATGAGGCGCTGGTGGCGCAGGGGCTGCTCGGGCGCGAGATTCTGGCGCGCACCGGTGGCGCGATTCCCGTCGGCGGGCCGCGCGAGCACCTGGTCGAGGGGTGCGCGCTCTTTGTCGGCGATGCGGCAGGACTCACCCATCCGATCACCGGGGCAGGCATCCACGCGGCCGTGGTGTCCGGCGAGGCCGCCGGGCGTGCGGCCGCCGCCTACCTGGCCGGGGATGAGAATGCGCTGGAGGATTTCGAGGAGGACGTGCTCGATCAGTTCGAGCCGGGGTTGCGCCGCGCCGTGGAGCGCCGCGCCTCCCTCAAGAACTGCTGGCGCACGCCGGCTGCGGCCGAGGACGCGAACATGCGTCGCGGCTGGATTGCGTTCGACGAGTACTTCGCCGCGTAG